One genomic region from Phycodurus eques isolate BA_2022a chromosome 16, UOR_Pequ_1.1, whole genome shotgun sequence encodes:
- the LOC133414532 gene encoding Golgi apparatus membrane protein TVP23 homolog B-like, translating to MAVDVRMRRSFAYKFTSVCSLGHHKYKPTCEKCTRAPKTLLFLGTMTTGTLSKKSEVRHPVVSFLHLFFRTAALLVYLLYDYYSSHFIACMVTIILLLSCDFWTVKNVSGRLMVGLRWWNQVHEDGTSHWLFEARKADSLNRTTSAESKIFWLGLVVFPALWVVFVFSVILTFQIKWLAVVLMGLVLQGANLYGYVRCKVRGKSSLSSVAKNYLGAQLLKQAMRTT from the exons ATGGCGGTTGATGTACGCATGCGCAGATCGTTCGCTTATAAATTCACTTCCGTGTGCAGTTTGGGACACCACAAGTACAAACCAACCTGTGAAAAATGCACCAG AGCTCCCAAAACGCTCCTCTTTTTGGGGACGATGACGACAGGAACCTTGTCAAAAAAGTCCGAAGTCAG GCACCCTGTGGTGTCATTCCTGCATCTGTTCTTCCGAACCGCTGCCCTCTTGGTCTACTTATTGTACGACTACTACAGCAGTCACTTCATCGCCTGCATGGTCaccatcatcctcctcctgtcGTGTGACTTCTGGACCGTCAAG aACGTGTCAGGGAGATTGATGGTGGGCCTTCGGTGGTGGAATCAAGTCCACGAGGATGGGACGAGCCACTGGCTGTTCGAGGCAAGGAAG GCTGACAGTTTGAACCGGACGACGAGCGCCGAGTCCAAGATCTTCTGGCTCGGCCTCGTCGTGTTTCCCGCCCTCTGGGTTGTCTTCGTCTTCAGCGTCATCCTTACCTTTCAAATTAAATGGCTG GCCGTTGTACTGATGGGCCTCGTGTTACAAGGGGCCAACCTGTACGGCTACGTCAGGTGTAAGGTGAGGGGCAAGTCCAGCCTCAGCAGCGTGGCGAAGAACTACCTCGGGGCACAACTCCTGAAACAG GCTATGAGGACAACATAG